Proteins from one Nicotiana tabacum cultivar K326 chromosome 23, ASM71507v2, whole genome shotgun sequence genomic window:
- the LOC107760445 gene encoding uncharacterized protein LOC107760445 encodes MFNTAAMEVEDESGQTPRIRGRHIKKRALKNKALTVSFDEKDLKDFVTGFHKRKKKRRKEAQQQLEEAHRRKRIEARKKRKEEREFAIFGGAPPDSGGATDEPDEELDDEEENEPNATVSGTTTYDNGDVQVIVTTSEISREEDFPAQVPPIVVLQHDGETKNSKQNIPVIKKKPFKRVAKKRSRPKPQNKRDRKKGKKKNKKHT; translated from the exons ATGTTTAACACTGCTGCCATGGAAGTGGAAGACGAATCAGGACAGACTCCGAGGATACGAGGTAGACACATCAAGAAAAGAGCCCTCAAGAACAAAGCTCTCACTGTCTCTTTTGATGAAAAAGACCTCAA GGATTTTGTGACTGGTTTTcataagagaaagaagaagaggagaaaagAAGCACAACAGCAATTGGAAGAAGCCCATAGGAGGAAACGTATTGAGGCCCGTAAAAAG AGAAAGGAGGAAAGAGAATTTGCCATCTTTGGTGGAGCTCCGCCTGATTCAGGCGGTGCAACCGATGAACCTGATGAGGAACTTGACGATGAAGAGGAAAATGAACCTAATGCAACCGTCTCAG GGACTACAACATATGACAACGGTGATGTGCAAGTTATTGTGACAACCAGTGAGATCTCTCGCGAAGAAGACTTCCCAGCTCAAGTGCCACCAATAGTTGTGCTTCAACATGATGGAGAAACTAAAAACAGCAAACAAAACATTCCGGTAATTAAGAAGAAACCATTCAAGAGAGTTGCAAAAAAGAGATCCCGACCCAAGCCGCAGAATAAGAGAGATAggaagaaaggtaaaaagaagaacaagaagcacACTTGA